Proteins encoded by one window of Yersinia massiliensis:
- the flgG gene encoding flagellar basal-body rod protein FlgG, with protein MIRSLWIAKTGLEAQQTNMDVISNNLANVSTNGFKRQRAVFEDLLYQTLRQPGAQSSEQTTIPSGLQLGTGVRPVATERLHSQGSLTQTNNSKDIAIQGGGFFQVQLPDGTTAYTRDGSFQFDQNGQLVTASGYPVQPAITIPQDAQVLTVGNDGIVSVTIAGQTAPQQVGQLTLSTFINDSGLESIGENLYRETQSSGAPNESTAGLNGAGTLRQGYVETSNVNVAEELVNMIQTQRAYEINSKAVSTSDQMLQRLTQL; from the coding sequence ATGATTCGTTCTTTATGGATTGCGAAAACCGGTTTGGAAGCCCAACAGACAAATATGGATGTCATTTCCAACAACTTGGCAAACGTGAGTACCAATGGATTTAAGCGTCAGCGTGCGGTGTTTGAAGATTTACTTTATCAAACCCTACGTCAACCAGGCGCACAGTCTTCAGAGCAGACGACGATCCCGTCGGGCCTGCAACTCGGGACTGGCGTTCGGCCGGTGGCAACTGAGCGTTTACATAGCCAAGGAAGTTTGACGCAAACCAATAACTCGAAAGATATCGCCATCCAAGGCGGCGGGTTCTTTCAGGTGCAATTACCGGATGGCACCACGGCCTATACTCGCGATGGTTCTTTCCAATTCGATCAGAATGGGCAGTTAGTGACCGCCAGTGGTTATCCCGTCCAGCCTGCGATCACCATACCGCAAGATGCACAAGTATTGACGGTGGGTAACGATGGGATCGTCAGTGTCACTATCGCTGGGCAAACAGCACCACAGCAGGTAGGGCAACTGACACTGAGTACTTTCATTAACGATTCGGGTTTGGAAAGTATCGGTGAAAACCTTTATCGCGAAACTCAGTCTTCAGGCGCGCCGAATGAGTCAACCGCAGGTTTAAATGGCGCGGGTACCTTAAGACAAGGGTATGTGGAAACCTCCAACGTTAACGTTGCCGAAGAGCTGGTCAATATGATCCAGACACAGCGTGCCTACGAAATTAACAGCAAAGCGGTTTCAACATCTGACCAGATGCTGCAGCGGCTGACGCAACTTTGA
- a CDS encoding flagellar basal body L-ring protein FlgH, which yields MTNSFCAVRSDIHAKKERFGSLLRNLTLLTLSLTLTACAQFIHKPLVEGTTTASPQPASATAANGSVFQTGLAMNYGYQPMFEDRRPRNVGDTLTILLQENVSASKSSSASASRDGSTGLSFDKTPRMLQGLFGGDRANAAISGDSDFAGKGGAAAKNAFSGTITVTVQRVLENGNLSVVGEKQIAINQGTEFIRFSGVVNPRTISGNNTVVSTQVSDARIEYVGNGYINEAQQMGWLQRLFLNISPF from the coding sequence ATGACGAATTCGTTTTGCGCCGTTAGGTCTGATATTCATGCGAAAAAGGAGCGATTCGGCTCACTTTTGCGCAACCTCACCCTACTCACATTATCGCTAACGCTAACTGCTTGCGCGCAGTTTATACATAAGCCTTTGGTTGAGGGAACGACGACTGCGTCACCGCAACCCGCATCTGCTACCGCCGCTAACGGCTCAGTTTTCCAGACGGGGCTGGCGATGAATTATGGCTATCAGCCGATGTTCGAAGATCGTCGTCCTCGTAATGTTGGGGATACCCTGACTATCTTGCTGCAAGAGAATGTTAGTGCCAGCAAAAGTTCGTCTGCGAGTGCTTCTCGTGACGGTTCTACGGGACTTTCTTTTGACAAAACGCCTCGTATGTTGCAGGGCCTGTTTGGTGGCGATCGCGCCAATGCGGCTATCAGCGGCGACAGTGATTTTGCTGGCAAAGGTGGCGCGGCAGCTAAAAACGCTTTCAGTGGCACCATTACTGTCACCGTGCAGCGAGTGCTGGAAAACGGCAACCTCAGTGTGGTGGGGGAAAAACAGATCGCCATCAATCAGGGGACAGAGTTTATCCGTTTCTCTGGTGTGGTGAACCCGCGCACGATCAGTGGCAATAACACCGTCGTTTCAACGCAAGTCTCTGATGCACGAATTGAATATGTCGGCAACGGATACATCAACGAAGCGCAGCAAATGGGATGGTTGCAGCGTCTATTCCTTAACATTTCTCCATTCTGA
- a CDS encoding flagellar basal body P-ring protein FlgI, which produces MKIDFFSFRPWLWCVIGVLAIFPPAYAERIRDLTTIEGVRGNSLMGYGLVVGLDGTGDQTMQTPFTTQSLNNMLSQLGITVPPGTNMQLKNVAAVMVTAELPPFARSGEKIDVVVSSMGNAKSLRGGTLLMTPLKGVDSQIYALAQGNLLMSGASAQGGGSRVQVNQLNGARISAGATVEREVPMNFANQTTLTLQLMQEDFTVAQAISDAINRRHGSVAVAQDARSIRLNAPVESAARVRFLADIQNLPVKVDAGDARVIVNSRTGSVVMNRHVTLDSCAVAQGDLTVEVTRNDIVSQPDTPLAGGQTVVTPNTQVSLREQGGSLQKVNTSADLNNVIRALNNLGATPNDLMSILQSMKSAGCLRARLEAN; this is translated from the coding sequence ATGAAAATTGACTTTTTTTCGTTCCGGCCATGGTTGTGGTGCGTGATAGGCGTACTGGCTATATTCCCTCCTGCTTATGCCGAGCGGATACGTGACCTGACGACAATTGAAGGCGTACGCGGTAACTCCTTGATGGGGTATGGTTTGGTCGTGGGGCTGGATGGCACCGGTGACCAGACGATGCAAACGCCTTTTACCACTCAAAGCCTTAACAATATGCTCTCGCAACTCGGGATCACCGTCCCCCCAGGGACAAATATGCAGCTCAAGAATGTGGCTGCCGTCATGGTGACTGCCGAGTTGCCGCCTTTTGCGCGCTCAGGTGAAAAAATTGATGTTGTGGTCTCCTCAATGGGTAATGCGAAAAGCTTGAGGGGAGGCACACTGCTGATGACGCCATTAAAAGGAGTCGATAGCCAGATTTATGCCCTTGCACAAGGAAATCTCTTGATGTCGGGTGCCTCGGCTCAAGGTGGCGGCTCGCGGGTACAAGTTAACCAGCTCAATGGGGCGCGGATTAGCGCCGGTGCCACCGTTGAGCGTGAAGTACCGATGAACTTCGCCAACCAGACCACGCTGACGTTGCAACTGATGCAAGAGGATTTCACCGTTGCGCAGGCCATCAGTGATGCGATTAATCGCCGGCATGGTTCAGTTGCGGTCGCGCAAGACGCGCGCAGCATCCGCCTGAATGCCCCGGTAGAAAGTGCGGCGCGAGTCCGTTTTCTGGCAGATATTCAAAATCTACCCGTGAAAGTGGATGCCGGAGATGCGCGGGTGATTGTTAATTCCCGTACCGGTTCGGTGGTGATGAATCGTCATGTCACACTGGATTCCTGTGCCGTTGCGCAGGGGGATCTCACCGTGGAAGTAACCAGGAATGACATCGTGAGTCAGCCAGATACCCCCTTGGCCGGCGGGCAAACGGTTGTAACACCGAATACGCAGGTTTCATTGCGTGAGCAAGGCGGTTCGTTGCAGAAGGTCAACACAAGCGCCGATCTTAATAACGTGATTCGGGCTCTCAATAACTTGGGCGCAACCCCTAACGACCTGATGTCTATCCTACAGTCGATGAAAAGTGCGGGCTGCTTACGTGCACGTTTGGAGGCTAACTGA
- the flgJ gene encoding flagellar assembly peptidoglycan hydrolase FlgJ, with amino-acid sequence MSGFNLNQGAAFDLRSLDSLKLAVKNDASQGAEAAAKQMEGLFVQMMLKSMREASFKGGLLDSPQSDMFTSMYDQQIAQDIAGSGKLGFAELIMSQLTGEKVETGRGTGGVPVELASSLANFKGIPVPVTPQSDAPSPARYSGASSAHSFISRMLAPAIEAGGQSGIPHQLIIAQAALESGWGDREILTKEGKPSHNLFGIKATSAWKGETTEITTTEYIDGVRQKVKAVFKVYPSYSDALADYTSLLNNNPRYKNISQSSSPEIAAKVLQSGGYATDPRYANKLINIIQQVKQNVGQAVNAYKTDISSLF; translated from the coding sequence ATGAGCGGTTTTAACCTCAATCAAGGGGCAGCTTTCGATTTACGTTCGCTCGATAGTCTCAAGTTAGCGGTTAAAAATGATGCGTCACAAGGTGCTGAGGCTGCCGCCAAGCAAATGGAAGGGCTATTTGTCCAAATGATGCTAAAAAGCATGCGTGAGGCCTCCTTTAAAGGGGGCCTTTTGGATAGCCCGCAGTCGGATATGTTTACCTCGATGTATGACCAACAGATCGCTCAGGACATTGCTGGCAGTGGAAAGCTGGGATTCGCGGAATTGATTATGTCGCAGCTGACCGGGGAAAAAGTGGAGACAGGGCGAGGTACGGGGGGCGTCCCGGTCGAGTTGGCATCGAGCTTGGCGAATTTCAAAGGGATACCGGTGCCGGTCACGCCGCAATCTGATGCCCCTTCACCGGCACGTTATAGCGGCGCGAGTAGCGCACATAGTTTCATTTCACGCATGTTAGCGCCTGCCATTGAGGCGGGCGGGCAAAGTGGGATCCCGCATCAACTGATAATCGCTCAAGCAGCACTGGAGTCGGGTTGGGGGGATCGCGAGATACTCACCAAAGAAGGAAAACCGAGTCATAACTTGTTTGGTATTAAAGCGACGTCAGCTTGGAAAGGGGAAACGACTGAAATTACGACGACAGAATATATTGATGGCGTACGGCAAAAAGTGAAAGCCGTATTTAAAGTTTACCCTAGTTATTCGGATGCATTAGCTGATTATACCTCTCTGCTGAATAATAATCCGCGTTATAAAAATATATCGCAATCGTCATCCCCTGAAATAGCGGCAAAAGTGTTGCAATCGGGTGGATATGCAACAGATCCTCGTTATGCGAACAAGCTAATTAATATTATTCAGCAAGTGAAGCAGAATGTGGGTCAGGCAGTGAATGCTTATAAAACCGATATTTCTTCATTATTTTAA
- the flgK gene encoding flagellar hook-associated protein FlgK, which yields MNLMYLAQGGLSSAQSALNVVGNNINNALTLGYSRQSIILGEAGGKTTNYGFFGYGVQVNGVQRAYDGFINNQVRGAAAEFQAISSRFQQASQIDDMYGDSTNNISVAFGNIFESMQKMSSDPVNLASRQETYSQFNTISYKFQSDSKTLDGLEKSTNTQIKQSVDDINDCANQIANLNSQIEKIYWQTGNVPADLLDQRDLLLDKLSGQVGIRVNENPTTGRVDVTLTNGLTLVNGDKAYALEATPSPANPNRLEVAYIDASGNAMLLDENKFTEGNLGGLFKFRNEDLVSARNDLNQLALQMANEFNTVNAQGYDLYGNPGGNIFNIADPVALANRNNSSDVALGVSYTNISEVNATDYTLVFKGPDESDWQITTSDGRTITPEIGDDGELIFEGISVMPSGVPEPGDSFLLNPLSGAAAGISVALTDGSQIAASSSSDVEDESNNENLQALLAVKDKRIIGKATFSEAYANMVSSVGSTVSGLKAEGTTSGKVFEQWAYQKQAVSGVDINEEYINMTMFSQYYQANAQVLQAAITIFDTILSIR from the coding sequence ATGAACCTTATGTACCTAGCTCAGGGTGGTCTGAGTTCTGCACAATCTGCTTTAAATGTTGTTGGTAACAATATTAATAATGCATTAACACTCGGGTATAGCCGTCAGAGTATTATCTTGGGTGAAGCAGGCGGTAAGACAACGAACTATGGCTTCTTTGGTTACGGTGTTCAGGTGAATGGTGTGCAGCGTGCTTATGATGGCTTCATTAATAATCAGGTGCGTGGGGCTGCGGCAGAGTTTCAAGCTATCAGTAGCCGTTTCCAACAAGCTAGCCAAATTGATGATATGTACGGGGATAGCACCAATAATATTTCCGTCGCATTTGGCAATATTTTTGAATCCATGCAGAAGATGAGCAGCGATCCGGTAAACCTCGCTTCTCGTCAGGAAACATACTCGCAATTCAATACGATTAGCTACAAATTCCAGAGTGACAGTAAAACACTTGATGGGCTGGAGAAAAGCACCAACACGCAAATTAAGCAGTCGGTCGATGATATTAATGACTGCGCGAACCAGATAGCAAATCTCAATTCACAGATCGAAAAAATTTATTGGCAAACGGGGAATGTACCGGCTGACCTTTTGGATCAGCGTGACCTTTTGCTGGATAAACTCAGTGGCCAAGTCGGTATCAGAGTTAATGAAAACCCCACTACCGGCCGTGTTGATGTCACGCTGACAAATGGATTGACGCTGGTTAATGGTGATAAAGCTTATGCATTAGAAGCCACACCTTCTCCGGCCAACCCTAACAGGCTTGAGGTTGCTTATATTGATGCTTCTGGCAATGCCATGTTGCTGGATGAAAATAAGTTCACCGAAGGCAATCTGGGGGGATTATTTAAATTCCGTAACGAAGATTTGGTTTCTGCGCGTAACGACCTGAACCAGTTGGCGTTACAGATGGCGAATGAGTTCAACACGGTTAACGCACAAGGCTACGATTTGTACGGCAATCCCGGCGGGAATATTTTTAATATTGCTGATCCCGTGGCGCTGGCCAACAGAAATAACAGCAGTGATGTGGCGTTAGGTGTGAGCTACACCAATATCAGTGAAGTGAATGCGACTGATTATACCTTGGTATTTAAGGGGCCTGATGAGTCAGATTGGCAAATTACTACCAGTGATGGGCGCACGATTACCCCTGAAATTGGGGATGATGGTGAGCTGATTTTCGAAGGTATTTCCGTCATGCCAAGTGGTGTTCCTGAACCAGGGGATAGCTTCTTACTCAACCCACTATCAGGTGCAGCTGCAGGGATCAGTGTCGCACTGACCGATGGCAGCCAAATCGCAGCGTCTAGCTCTTCGGATGTTGAAGATGAAAGCAATAACGAGAATCTGCAAGCGCTACTGGCGGTAAAAGATAAGCGGATTATCGGCAAAGCCACCTTCTCAGAAGCTTACGCCAATATGGTCAGCTCTGTCGGTTCTACCGTGAGTGGGTTGAAGGCAGAAGGAACGACGTCAGGCAAAGTATTCGAGCAATGGGCCTATCAGAAGCAAGCGGTGTCGGGTGTTGATATTAACGAAGAGTACATCAACATGACGATGTTCTCACAATATTACCAGGCTAATGCGCAGGTTTTACAAGCGGCGATTACCATTTTTGACACAATTTTGAGCATTCGCTGA
- the flgL gene encoding flagellar hook-associated protein FlgL produces the protein MRLSTSYMYQHNIDSMSNATVNYNNIYTRLAAGQILLKPSDSPSAASQAIVYQNSLSDMNQYDTARLYAQDSLGYEDNVLSSISNLLTKNLSEKIVAAGNDTYTDADRQALATELEGIRDSLVDLGNSKNSNGRYIFGGYQTGSPPFLPDGTYVGGDTAIMQTVGDSTVMQVGHTGSDVFMSGTDDDLFAALNKAIDALQQPIESDEDRQALQETLDGVNRSINRCIDNLGMVQASVGTNLQQLEQLGASSDSHRITVESRYQQTVGSDSEAMISLITQSKMSEFALNSSMLVFQAMQKMSLFNMI, from the coding sequence ATGCGCCTTAGTACGAGTTATATGTATCAACACAATATTGATAGCATGTCCAACGCGACGGTTAACTACAATAATATTTATACACGTCTGGCTGCGGGGCAGATCTTATTAAAGCCTTCGGATAGTCCGTCGGCGGCATCGCAGGCCATTGTTTACCAAAACTCGCTGTCTGACATGAATCAGTATGATACTGCCAGATTGTATGCTCAAGATTCGCTGGGGTATGAGGACAATGTGCTCAGCTCCATCTCAAATCTGCTCACCAAAAACTTGTCAGAGAAGATTGTCGCGGCGGGTAATGATACTTACACCGATGCTGACCGTCAGGCATTGGCGACTGAGTTAGAAGGGATCCGCGATAGTCTCGTTGACTTAGGTAACAGCAAAAATAGTAACGGCCGATATATTTTTGGTGGATACCAAACAGGATCTCCGCCATTCCTGCCAGATGGGACCTACGTTGGCGGTGATACGGCAATCATGCAAACGGTTGGCGACAGTACGGTCATGCAGGTTGGCCACACTGGCAGTGACGTCTTCATGAGTGGGACTGATGACGATCTTTTCGCAGCCTTAAACAAAGCGATCGATGCTCTTCAGCAACCCATAGAGAGTGATGAAGATCGCCAAGCGCTGCAAGAAACACTTGATGGTGTCAATAGGTCGATTAACCGCTGTATTGATAACCTCGGTATGGTTCAGGCGAGTGTTGGTACCAACTTACAACAACTAGAACAACTGGGGGCCAGTTCTGATTCACACCGTATTACGGTTGAAAGCCGTTATCAGCAGACAGTAGGTTCAGATTCTGAAGCGATGATTAGCCTGATTACTCAGTCAAAAATGTCGGAGTTTGCATTGAATTCATCGATGTTAGTATTTCAAGCAATGCAAAAAATGTCTCTCTTTAACATGATTTGA
- a CDS encoding RNA polymerase sigma factor FliA codes for MDGIYTPEGTIDKNVVWAKYQYLVRQEALKLQARLPASVELDDLIQAGSIGFLNAIDQYDAKKSIAMSTFISYRIRYALIDELRERDWVPRRVRANNREIAATITRLEQKNGVSATEAEIAAEMDVSLQDYQQMLMDSNTSQLYSLEELQEEFLDDVGEIGIQQEYLDPANSLILQNLTKHVSEQIKELSERDQLLLSLYYQQDLNMKEIALAFGITETRVSQLHSQAIKRLRAKLNINQ; via the coding sequence GTGGACGGAATATATACCCCTGAAGGCACTATTGATAAAAATGTAGTGTGGGCTAAATATCAATATTTAGTGAGGCAAGAGGCTTTAAAATTACAGGCACGCTTACCGGCAAGTGTAGAACTTGATGACCTTATTCAAGCAGGTTCCATTGGTTTTTTGAACGCCATAGACCAGTATGATGCTAAAAAGAGCATTGCGATGAGTACATTTATTTCTTATCGCATTCGCTATGCTTTAATTGACGAGCTCCGCGAACGTGACTGGGTTCCTAGACGTGTTCGCGCGAATAATCGTGAAATTGCAGCGACGATTACTCGACTCGAGCAAAAAAATGGCGTTTCTGCTACGGAAGCTGAAATAGCGGCTGAGATGGATGTGTCATTACAAGACTATCAACAGATGTTGATGGACAGTAATACTAGCCAGCTATATTCGCTTGAAGAATTACAGGAAGAGTTTCTCGATGATGTTGGCGAAATAGGAATACAGCAGGAGTATCTTGATCCTGCCAATAGCCTTATTTTGCAGAATTTAACCAAACATGTCAGTGAGCAAATCAAAGAACTATCTGAACGTGACCAATTATTGCTCAGTCTCTACTACCAGCAGGACCTAAACATGAAAGAGATCGCCTTGGCATTCGGCATTACGGAGACAAGAGTTAGCCAATTACATAGTCAGGCGATTAAAAGACTGCGCGCAAAGTTAAATATTAATCAATAG
- the flhD gene encoding flagellar transcriptional regulator FlhD, whose product MNTVDYNELLQNIHDINLSYLLLAQQLIRDDKFTSGFRLGLEDSTIEMLKDLSLPKLIKLSTSGQLICRLRLDNEAVINCLTRDSRIDALQRIHTGIILSTDLLDSLSDNNSAAS is encoded by the coding sequence ATGAACACTGTAGATTATAACGAGTTACTCCAGAATATTCATGATATCAATCTCTCTTATTTATTACTGGCGCAGCAATTGATTCGTGATGATAAGTTTACATCCGGTTTTAGGCTTGGGCTAGAAGACAGTACTATTGAAATGCTGAAGGACTTATCTTTACCAAAATTGATTAAGCTTTCTACGAGTGGTCAGCTTATTTGTCGTTTACGTCTAGATAATGAGGCTGTTATTAATTGTTTGACAAGAGACTCGCGTATTGATGCGCTTCAGCGTATTCATACGGGAATTATTCTGTCAACTGATCTACTTGACTCACTCTCAGATAATAACTCTGCTGCATCATGA
- the flhC gene encoding flagellar transcriptional regulator FlhC, giving the protein MTNKSLLDEIKETNIAMELISLGARMQVLENETSLSRRRLLRLYKELKGCSPPKGLLPFSPDWFMAWEQNVHSSMFYNIYLYLKKTLTGHTIEHIVKAYKLYNEQCYGNQSEKPVLGLTRAWTLVRFIDCGMIKHIKCCSCGGTFVVTHEHSDKPFICSLCCTPSRAVKKTIHRDAVTTLPSASM; this is encoded by the coding sequence ATGACGAATAAAAGCCTTTTAGATGAAATAAAAGAAACAAATATTGCCATGGAATTAATCTCTCTTGGCGCGAGAATGCAAGTGCTAGAAAATGAAACTAGCTTAAGTCGGAGAAGATTGCTAAGGCTTTATAAAGAACTAAAAGGTTGTTCGCCACCGAAAGGATTATTACCATTTTCACCTGACTGGTTTATGGCTTGGGAGCAAAATGTTCACTCGTCAATGTTTTATAATATCTATTTGTACTTAAAGAAAACGCTAACGGGTCATACTATCGAACATATTGTCAAAGCCTATAAACTTTATAATGAGCAGTGTTATGGGAATCAGAGCGAAAAACCAGTATTAGGATTAACTCGTGCCTGGACATTAGTTCGTTTCATTGACTGCGGAATGATTAAGCATATTAAATGTTGCAGTTGCGGTGGTACCTTTGTTGTCACCCATGAACATAGCGATAAGCCATTTATTTGCAGCCTATGCTGTACGCCTTCTCGCGCAGTAAAAAAGACAATTCATAGGGATGCTGTAACCACTCTACCAAGCGCGTCAATGTAA
- the motA gene encoding flagellar motor stator protein MotA, whose amino-acid sequence MLVILGYIVVLATVFGGFVLSGGQLAVLYQPTELLIIGGAGIGAFIVGNNGNAIKGTLSSFPKLLKSSRYTKELYMDLLAMIFLLLAKSRQGGLVALENDIEDPENSAIFAAYPRLLSDPILMNFLVDYLRLMISGSMNTFEMESLMDEEIETSEHEDEVSAGSLNVMGDALPAFGIVAAVMGVVNALAAADRPAAEMGELIAHAMVGTFLGILLAYGFVLPLASLLRQKSAEHTKMLCCIKVTLLSSLHGYAPQIAVEFGRKTLFSRERPSFMELEDHVRQVKSPAASTTAESGS is encoded by the coding sequence GTGCTCGTTATTCTCGGATATATCGTTGTTCTTGCAACCGTGTTTGGTGGCTTTGTGCTATCTGGTGGTCAACTTGCCGTGCTTTATCAGCCGACCGAATTGCTCATTATCGGTGGTGCGGGTATTGGGGCATTTATTGTCGGTAACAATGGCAATGCGATAAAAGGAACATTATCGTCCTTCCCCAAATTACTTAAAAGTTCGCGTTACACCAAAGAACTCTACATGGATTTATTGGCAATGATCTTTTTGCTATTAGCCAAAAGTCGCCAAGGAGGGCTGGTTGCTTTAGAGAACGATATAGAAGACCCAGAGAACAGCGCTATTTTTGCGGCTTATCCGAGGCTGCTCAGTGACCCTATTCTAATGAATTTTTTGGTCGATTATCTTCGCTTAATGATAAGCGGCAGCATGAACACATTCGAAATGGAATCCTTAATGGATGAGGAGATCGAAACCAGTGAACATGAAGATGAAGTATCAGCAGGTAGCTTGAATGTGATGGGCGATGCATTACCTGCCTTTGGTATCGTGGCGGCTGTCATGGGGGTGGTGAATGCGTTGGCAGCAGCGGACCGGCCGGCGGCGGAAATGGGTGAGCTGATTGCTCATGCGATGGTCGGAACCTTTTTAGGCATCTTGCTGGCTTACGGTTTTGTTCTACCGCTAGCCTCGTTACTGCGCCAAAAGAGCGCAGAACACACCAAGATGTTGTGCTGCATAAAAGTCACTTTGCTTTCTAGCTTGCACGGCTATGCGCCACAGATCGCCGTTGAATTTGGCCGTAAAACACTCTTTTCAAGAGAGCGTCCAAGTTTTATGGAACTGGAAGATCATGTTCGCCAGGTCAAATCACCTGCTGCTAGCACAACCGCGGAAAGCGGCTCATGA
- the motB gene encoding flagellar motor protein MotB, protein MSKKPHNIIVVKKSKSHGGGHHGGSWKIAYADFMTAMMAFFLVMWLLSNSTPQERQHIAEYFKAPVNVALSNGDKNSLSDSVIPGGGDDMLKQDGEELRYEDNTGLQDLGRLKDKIEELINVDPRLNDFKSNLLLTIIDSGLLIQIIDSQERPMFKVGSKKPEEYMVHILQALVPILNDIPNRMTLTGHTDSLPYANGEVGYSNWELSSDRSNASRQVLVNGGLHTDKVLQVIGVASNMSMGDSQPDAPANRRITLLILTKSKEKEIFQEDSLIQSVNTGANTADVQSQLKLPSEPDRSESQGNE, encoded by the coding sequence ATGAGTAAAAAGCCTCATAACATTATTGTCGTCAAAAAATCGAAAAGCCATGGTGGGGGCCACCACGGAGGATCCTGGAAAATTGCTTATGCGGACTTTATGACCGCCATGATGGCTTTCTTTTTAGTGATGTGGCTACTGTCAAATTCCACGCCGCAAGAGCGTCAGCACATCGCTGAATATTTTAAAGCTCCGGTGAACGTAGCACTTTCTAATGGCGATAAAAATAGCCTGAGTGACAGTGTTATTCCGGGAGGCGGCGACGATATGTTAAAGCAGGACGGAGAAGAACTCAGATATGAAGATAATACTGGGCTGCAAGATCTTGGCAGATTAAAAGACAAAATCGAAGAGTTAATTAATGTCGATCCGCGGCTTAATGATTTCAAATCTAATTTACTGCTGACCATTATCGATAGCGGGTTGTTGATCCAGATAATTGATAGTCAGGAACGCCCAATGTTTAAAGTTGGCAGCAAGAAGCCTGAAGAATACATGGTGCATATTCTCCAAGCCTTGGTGCCAATCCTTAATGATATTCCGAACCGCATGACGCTAACAGGGCATACCGACTCATTACCTTATGCTAATGGTGAGGTGGGCTACAGCAATTGGGAACTTTCTTCTGATAGGTCAAATGCCTCTCGTCAGGTTCTGGTGAATGGTGGATTACATACCGATAAGGTGCTTCAGGTGATTGGTGTCGCGAGCAATATGTCGATGGGTGACTCTCAACCAGATGCGCCGGCAAATCGCCGTATCACGTTGTTGATACTGACAAAGAGTAAAGAGAAAGAGATTTTTCAGGAAGATTCACTCATTCAAAGCGTCAATACCGGTGCTAACACCGCCGATGTGCAATCTCAATTAAAACTACCCTCTGAGCCGGATCGCAGTGAGAGCCAGGGCAACGAATAA